TTCTGAACATGGCCTACTACTTGGAAGTCACACCATAGCTCGTAACAGGGAACTCTCACACATGACTTGAAGTAAGATGCGTCTGGAACACAGACTGGTTAAAAATACCCCTCGCACATAAAAACGCTTGTGCAAAAGCAAGCACCAGGACTGAAGCTTGTAGAGCTGGCACCACCTTTTCCCTGGCAAGTCATGGGACCAGACCCGCAAAAGCaattccttctgctgctggatCTCTGCCTCACTCCATTTTCACTTACTGGAACTTGCTGGACCTGTGGTGCAGCGACCGTCTGGACTGTGGCTGGTGTTAACGTCTGGATGGTGCCGTTGGCAGCTTGTGTTAGCACTCGCTGGGCCTGCACAGTCTGCACTTGCTGCTGGATGGTAACTGGCTGGACCTGGGAGGATGTCACCAGGCTCTGGACTTGAGGCTGGAGAACTGGAAGGCAGAAGAGAGATGTCAGAAATAGACCAGAGACACAGGTCTCCATTATGGAGCCTGCGAACACTCCCAGCTTCGCTCCTCTTCTTCCCGGAGCTTCTCAGTAGGCAGCATTCATCTAACACATCCCACACGCTGGGAAGCTTCCAGCTCCTTTGGTGCCTCCTGCAAGAGGACACTGCACCTAGAATAGAAGCTTCCCAGGAGTCACAGAGGATCAGCTAAGAGAAAACATAGGCAAAAACCTTTGCTCTGCTAGCACAGGACTCATGACTTCAGTGACATTATGCAGTACGTCCAACCAGCACTTGCCAGCTCCTGGTCATCCTGGTGGTCCCTAGGATCCTACTCATCATGTAAAGAATCAATAATGAAGAGGATCAAGACAACCGGCATTCACAAAGGAAGCTCCGGTCATCGTTAAAGGTCCTTACAAGTGCCTCTGCTCAATGCAAGTACTGCACTTGAGCATTTAGTAGTTCAAACATGCCTTCATTCTGGACTGCCACATGGGACAGGCTGGAGCTTCAGGACCGGGTCTGCCTGCGGCACCCATCAGTGGAAGGGCAGCATTGCCAACAACCATATTTTAGCCATACTTTTCTCAAGCCTCCCAAGAATCACAAGAGAGAAGGCCACAACAGAGGAGAGCACCAAGAAGACAACTACTGCAAGAGACCACACAAAAGATCTCATTTATGACAGCTGCTCATGCTCCCCCAACTCCAAAGCCAAGTAGGCAGGAGAAGGGACACCCCACGGGCAGCATCACACGGATCGTCATGCTTGTCACGGAGGTTGAACACTGACATTGTTTATTGTGAGCACCCCAACCACTACCTTGGAAACTGGTGGCTGCGTTCTGGTAGATCACGGGCTGCTGGATAATCCTGGTctggggagcagagctgaaggTCGGTGCAATCATcacagcctgctgctggagctggggctggggctggagcggggGCCGGGGCTGCAGGAGCGGGGCTGAGCGCGGAGGGGCCGGAGGTGTGCTTTGTGCCGCTTTGGCAGGCAGGCTCTGGAGCTGGGGGGATGCAGGGGACGGCgggaagggctggagctgcacTTGGCTGTAGGGCCGCTGCAGCTGTGGCTCCAGGGtcccaccactgctgctgctgctgccctggaagGTGCCACACAAGTGATCCGAGAACAGATCCGGGAAGTCACCTGCCTGGTTACTGACgaactgcagcatctctgtaaaacagaaggaaatgtgTTCAGTGCTGGTTTACTGCCCGCACACTTTGACACCCACCACTACATCAGGACTTGGATGATGGCGTGCTTGAACAGAAGGGCGCTCTGGGTCTTTCAAAACCTACAGAGAACATACCACACCAACTGAACACCTCCAGACATAAACCAAGAGGTGGCCAGCATCCACCTGCCTCCCACTGTTCAGAGTAAAGGGCAGGACTCTCCTCCACCACCTTCCCAGACTACAAGATCCAAGCACAGACTAGAACTTCTCCATCTCCACAACACCAAAAATGCTATTCTCATTCCATCACTGCTCCAGTCTAACccttgcagaaggaagaaacCAAGTACCTTTGCAAAACCAGCACTAACCTTTCTCCCACTCAGCTTCTGGGGGTGCTTTCAAGCCCCCTAACCCTCCTGCCCCACTGAGTatctggaaaatgaagaaatggagTAAGAATTCACCTTAACTTTGTTTTACTTTCAGGGATGCCAGAAACTGGAGAAAACACACTAAAGGAAACACCACCTTATAGAAGTGTTGAAAGAAGGAGAAATCCACACAAGTGTTTAAGCAACCAGAATAACtttctgtgttggttttttgCCTATTTACCCCCTGCCCGCAATCACTGCACAGCagtttctccccaccccacctTCTCCAGGATTTTGTCAGCCCACATCGAGAGGGTGCTACTGCAACACTACAGCTCTCcctccacaggaaaagaaatgcgCAACCAAGAGATCATTGTTTATAAGTgaagcttccttttctctccatctAATCCAGTGTAATCCAATTACGCACCTAATCTACCTGAATGCTTCCCCCGTTCTGTGTGGGAGGTGGCACGAGGAGTTAGACATCCTTCCCCACCCCAGGATCTGCCCAGGCTGCACTGGCTCCATCACCGTTCTCTGAAAgccatgtttatttttcttctggaagcaggaaaaaaagggaggggacCCACAAATGTAACAGAGGGTTTGTAACTAAATCATGAATTTGGGTTTAGAAGGCAGAAAATAGCTTTGTGGtttataggaaaaaatacagcagaggGCTCCTTACACCAGGAGCTCTCTCATCCACAAAcctgaaagatgctgctgctgtggtttacGAAGGGGGATTCAGAGAAGCAAAGTCTTCACTAACTGCTTCCGCGGACATCGTCCCAGCAATAAGAGAGCTATTCATCTGCTGCTCCGAAATGCCACCCACAATCAATTTGCCTGATGCTCCTGAGGCAGAGCAAAGGGACTGTTCGCCAAGCCTTCTGCTCCCTCAGTGAATGCTTCACCATGTTGCTTTATCTCCATGATACTACTCCCCTCCCGACAGCAATCTTTCCACACCCTCAGAGATGTTTAAGCACTGACCATGACCATTGCTCTAAGAACTCGGGTCTGTTGCATGGAGAAGCTTGGGAGGGGATGTGTCCTCCTGACCTATTTATAACCCGATGCTAAGCAGGGACGCAGCTCCCCAGCATGGAGCAGCAGCCGCCCTCAGGGACCAGCTGGACCAAACCTTTGTCTCCCCTTTTAACTAGAGAAATGAGAGATTTtaggggtgttttttttaatgcagcacCTCAGTAAACTTCCCCTACTGGGGCAAGGAGGGCTGTTTAATGCTTCTGCCTAACACCTAGGTGGATACTAAGCAGCTTTTCACCCTCCAACCGACTGTAACCATCCCAAACAACCCTCAACATGATAAATTTCATATTCCCAACTACGTACTTCTCCAGACCTTCATTTGATGGCACTGCTATTTCACTACCAGACAGCACTACCCCAAGTGGGGAATAAACATGAAAAGGACACGATTTTCTCTGGAAAAGTAAATTCCAGTGTAAAAGCCAAATTTCAAGTACTGTGTTTTAAAGAACACCGTGTTCAATACAGACTGAATATCTTAGTAAAAGAAACTACTCTTGCTCTCATAAGTTAAATCACATCTTTATCACAGACTTAACTTTGACTAAGTGCAACATGTCTAATGATTAATCTTAAAGAATTAGACTGCCAGAGGATCCAACCCACCTCTTTTAAAGTGCCCACGAGTTTTCCTAGTAGCAgcacaagaaaaatcaaaagtgGGAGAAACAGCAACACCCAAAACCCAAAtctctgcctttctttaaaACACCTTTGTGTACACAGAGAACAGAGCAAGTGTCTCTATTAACTGCTGGAAAGCTCAGGTGCTTTTGGAGGACAGCTACCAATGATAAACCTATCACTGCCGTATCATCCACACCCTCTGTGTTGAAGAGGTCTTGGCCCCTAACAGAGCAAGTCACTGCAGAAAACTACCCCAGCCCAGACCAAGCCTAAAAAGTGTCCATAAGGTATTGTGAAACCAAACCCACTGAGCACTTTCCCTGCCCAGTGCCCAGAATACCTGGCAGAGAGGCAAGGGCTGGGCTTTAGCTGCCTCTCCGAGGCAGTGGCTCAGCTCTCCTGCACatgggctgctcttcctcatgCTCCCGGAGACGCAATGCTTTCAGAACGGAAAGCGGTGCAGATCCCAACCTAGACAAACAACTCATCCACCCTGAACCCAGACACGCTTCATAGAACCAGCTCAGGCCTTGCTCTCCAGCATTGCCCTGCCAGTGGCTGGCGGGGGAGCTTGTGCCGGGGCAGGAGTCAGAGCCAGCTCAGCACCAGGAACCCCCGATCAGCCTCGTGCCCCATCCTGGTGAGCACCGACATCCCAGAGCAGTTGGTGCATCCGCCCAGTCAGTGTCACTCCTCCTCCACTGCCAAGCATGAAAATCAGGCAGCGAGGGTCCCTCAGCCTGGAGGGGAGAGGAACACCAAGACCTGCCAACAAGACAACCTGAAACCAAATCAAAGCCCTCGCAAAGTTTCAAACCTTGAGATGGATCCGTGACAGATGGagcataaaaaaaaagccccaaaaaaGCAGGATTGCCATATACCTCCCCCCAGGAAAATCCACCCCGGGAgccggggaggagggagggcgAAGCTCCTTTTCCTCAGTTACTCATCGCTCTGAATCACACCTCCCCAGGCACACCGTGGCTCCACGTTCATCAGAACTCTTGTTTCCATATGGATCCCAAGAAGTCATTACGTGGGGCTTTAACCACAGCAAACACCACCTTCTCCTTAGCACCAACTTTAAGAGTGATGTAACCAAGCGCCTTATGTTCTCACTAGGGACTCTCCTTTTACATGCGATACATTAAAAGCAGGAGGGTATACattttgccccccccccccgtacaCTGCAGATCAATCACAACTAGAAATTCAGAAGCACTGCTTCACTTTTACCTCCCAGCTGCTAAATAAGAACGCTTTGGCCATCAGCTCCCAAAACCGAGCTCTCTTTGGGATTACAGCCGAGCAGAGCAGGGGAATGGAGCCAGGTGCCTGTCTCCAGCCGACAGCTCATCGAGAAATTACATTTGTAATGGGTTTTCAGGAGCTGTTTGGGAAACTCCTGGCGAGGCGTTGCAAGGGAGCGTTTCACTTTCCTGCGCTTCAGTGGGAACCACAGCGAGCCTGAGCTCTGCCATCAGTGGGCGAAGTTTTGggataaaaataaggaaattggggggggggggaaaggtgAAATTTAAGCAGTTACATGCACCTGTTTCAGTGAAGGGGGGCAAGGCGCGGCCTCCCACAGGCACGAGTGGCGGCACAGCTCCGGCCATGGTGCAGCACCGAGGACACGGGGGGGCCCTGGGGAGCATTGTTTGCCCCACGGGAGGGACCCCCCCAACGCGTTACAGCCTGGACACCGCCGGCGTGGCCCAGGCCGCCGGGAGCGGCTGTGAGGCGATCCCGGGGGGGAACCGCCACCGGCCGCCCGTGCCACGCGGGGCGACACGCGTGCCCGCTCGCCAGGCCAGCGCTGCCCGGCGGGACACCCCACGCGTGCTGGGACCGCGACCCGAGCGGCGGGACCACGCCGGGGCGACCACCGCGCTCGCCCCCGGGGCGGCAGGGAGGCACGACACGGAGAGACCCTCGCATTTATCCAACCCCCCCCGTGCGGAACCGGCTCCCCGGGCCCGGGGGAAACACGGGAGCAACCCCACACACACGCcgttccctccctccctcccttccttccttccctcggCGCGGCGCTCACCGTCGATATCGCCCAGGGTGAGCTCGTCGCCCAGCTCGGTCAGGCTGTCCATGCTCTCCACGCCCAGCTCGCCGCCCTCCATCGCGCTgggccccgccgcggcccggCGCCCTGGCGCATGAACCCCGCCGCAGGCGCTCAAGCGGAGGCTGCCGGTGAGCGCCGCCGACCCCGCGCCATCTTGGGCCGCCCCGACCGCCCGGAAGCTCCGCCCCCCCGCCACGCCCCCCGCGGTTTGTTGTCAATGAGACCAGGTCGGCACCGGCCAATCGGCGGCCGCTGCGGCGCGTGGTGTGATGGTGCGTCAGCGATCAGCAGCTTGCGATTAGCATATTGAGCTCCGCCCCCTTGTTAGAATATTCATGTAGGCGTGGCAAAGGCGGGAAGTAGCACGCTGCGGGCACCCGTGGAGCGGGCCGGGAGTTGCGGTCTCGCCTCTGCCTGCGGGACAGCCGCCGGAGCATGGATCGCATTCCCGGGCTTGGAGGGGACAAAGGCGCGGTGGAAGGCGCTGGTGATGGTGCTTAGAGGATGGGAACTGTCCCGCCCCGCTGGCACCTCCTTCCCTCAGGAGTTCCTCACCGACCCCCGCCTCCTGAGGGGCCTGACTCGCCGCCCTCCAGCTCTCACCAGGAACAGGGGCAAGAGCCAATCTTCTTAATACAAAAAGAATAAAGTCAAGTTTAttccattaaaacaaaacacgCACCCGTTGCCAACCCCTGGCCGGACAGACCTGGCTCCGCTCTTAAACATTCAGGACGTTCCCCCCTTCCCAAAGGCCGtggtgccccagccctgcacagcGCAACTGCTTCTCGAGGACAGTCCCTCTGCAAGAGCCTCGGCTGCTGCCAGTTCATCGGCAACCACGGGAGAGCACAGGGCTCTTGTGCAGGGTCCCAAGGCCAGGCCGTTGCCTCTGatccccctgcagcccagaCACTATGGGTGGGAGGACGGGCTCACAGGGCTCAGGGCTGGCTCCCCAGCACCGTCAGCAGCGGCAGTACCTGCACTGTGCGCACCCGTCAGCTGCAAAGAAGGCAAAGAATTGAAATCCCTCCTTTCCAACGATTCACCGCATGTTTGCCTCCCTTCTGGGAATGCCCACCCAGGAGAGTAGGATGTTGCTGGGCCAGGAACTGATGCCGTCAGCCTTTCCAACGACAGCTGACGGATGAAACATGTTGCTTGCTGAAACAGGCACCgggaagagggaagagctgcTCTGGCAGAGGTAGCGGCTGGGCAGAGACCAGGTATAACCGGGTGGGGGTGCCAATGAGATCACCAGTCTACCCAAAAAAAGAACCACCCCAAAACTGAGCGAAGCAGCATTGTTCGTGAGGCTGTTCGGTGTGACACGCTCCCAGCCCACCATGATGGAGGAGGCACGTTCAGTGCGCGGTGTGCTGTGGAAGGGGGGGGATCCCCCGCCTCCCCCTCGCCCTACTTCCCCACATGCCATGGGGATGGCCCCACTGCCTTCCCGATTGTGCTTTGGCTCTGGGGAAGGGGAACCCCACATCAGCCCCCCTCAGCCCCACTGGGGCAACCCACCAGCACCGCCACCCGGCCCCGGCTGAACCAAAGAGAAAGgcaatgaaacaaaaccccacgGCACAAATGGAAAGCGATCACCGGGCACCGGGACGAGGCTGCTGAGAGGGAGCTACAGCTCCGACTGCGAGCGGGAGATGCGCGGGCCCTTGCGgatctccttcctcttctcctccttcttcctccgCTTCTCCTCCTCCCGCAGCGCCTTCTGGAAGGTGTCGGCACTGGGGAAAAACTGTGGGGTGACAGTGAGGGGTCAGAACGGGGGAGCCCCCCACAGCCTCCCGGAGGCACAGCCACCCCAAACCCCTGAAgccagcagtggcaggaggcCTGAGGTTGGACGCGGCACGAGGGGAAGGGGGTCCCAACACTGCCATGGGCCACAGGAGGGAGAAGATGGCAGCACGTGCCCTAAGCGAACCACAGCCCAGCAGGGGAATTTGACAGGCATGTTTCAACCACGCTTCCTCTGTGATGGGGTTTTTGGCCGTTCCCCACCGAGCCACTGACCGGGACAGGGAAGCCCGTGGGGCGAGCTGGCGGCATTGCTGTCTCACCTCGGAGTGGTCCACTTTAAAGGGATTGCGGTAATCAGGCGATTTCTCACTGATTCCCAGCTCCTGAGCCATCTGCGGAGCAAAGGGAGACTGCGTCGGGAAGTGGTGGCTCCCACCTGCACCCCACCATGGTCTCCTCTTCCCCACCAGCCCCCTCCATGTTCTTCCTCATCCCGCAGCCCAAGGACAACCTTCAGGCATGGGACACACCCCCCATGCCCTCCTTTGACCCCCAAagcctcacacacacacacacacacacagagccagccccagcagcagagaaggGATCAGGAGCCGTACCAGCCCCAGGACCTGGGAGTGGGGTCCCTGCTCAAACACGCCTGTCAGGTTGCAGAAGCCGATGCCCCAGCGGATGAGGCTGTTCCAGTTGGAATTGCGGTCAAAGTAGTGGTGCACAATCTTGGGGAAGCGCAGGACGACGTCCCCAAAGAAGGCCGTGTTCTCCACCACGTGGGAGTACGCTGTGGGGAGAGCCACCAGCCCCATTGGCACATGAGCCCCATCCCACTGGTGAGGGCAAGTGGGCAGGCTGCCCGCGTCAGAGAGGCAGCAGTAAGGTTCCTGACGGACAGggaccagcccagctctggtCTGGGTCAACAGGGCTCCCAGAAGGAATGGCAGCAGTGCACGGGAGCAGTAGGAAAGGGAGGGGGTAAGGACAGGAGAACACCTACCATCCTTTATCTTCTCATCCTGAGGGAATGGTCCATCGGGAGGCACGTCGGCAGCGATGAGCACAGCCCGGGAGTCCTCTAGCACCTGCCAGAGCCCTCAGTTACTGCCCCACTCTGCCTGCCCTTCCCTGTACCCCAGGGGTGCTGCCCCAACTGCCCCACTTGGaagccccacagcatcctcccTCCAGGACCTAAATTGCACCCAGCTCTTCTCTTTGACCCCACATAAACCCCCGGtcctccccagccccatggcacacCGAGCGCAGAGGGTGCTGTGGCTCACTTTGAAGAGTCCCTTGAGCATGATGTCAATGATTTTGTACTGCTGGTTGATGTCGTTGAGCTCAATCAGGTTCTTCAGCGCGTTCATCTGGTCCTTGCGCTTCACCTCAAACAGCTTCTTATCTGCACCGTCGTCAAGGGCACCACCGGCACGCTCCCACCACGCTCCTGCCATCTCCCTCAGCCAGGCACCCAGCACCACCCCAGGGGGGGCCTGAGGCAGGATGAAACACGGTTTTCCAGGGAGCCCCTGTGCCCAGGCATCCCAGTGGGACACTTAACAGCACTGGGTGCTCGTGGGGAGCTTTCCACTCGCCAGACGCTGGCTGACAGCGGAGGGGGAAGATCAGCTCCCACCTTCCCCATACCTGTGTCAACAAGCACACAAATATCTGCTCATACTTCGCCTGTTGACCAGGGGATGCTGCCTTGTGCTAAGAAGGGCCTGCATTACCCCACCTCCTCGTGGGCAATAAATGCCTGGGGCACAGAGGAGACCAAGTTCTGTTATCCCAGCCAGGGATCCTAAGGCACAGGCATGCTCTGCCCCCCCGCTGGCCATCCCAGGAGCAGACTGGGAAACGTGCTCAGCACCCAGGATGCGGGAGTGGACAGGAAGAGCACCGCGCTCGAGAGAACACCACTGAAAAACCCACCTCTGCTCCTGCACGGAGTCAAGCACTTGGTGTGCAAACCCAGGAACAACGAGCAACGAGACCACTGCTCAGTGGTTCTGggtcctccctctcccctcatCCTGTCCCCCTCCAGTGGTCTCTgcccctctccctgcagccccaagcGGGCACGGTGCATCCACAGGACAGGAGGGGCAGGCCGTGCACAAGGATACAGATCTCCAAGCCAGAGTCCACCCTCTGTTTCTCCAGGTCAGTGAAGCTGCCCcgggacagcagcagcaccagcaggacaGGGCAAAGGAAGAGAAGCTCCATGTCGGCCGCCGCAGCCTGCAATGGAACAGACCAACAAGCCCAGTGAGGAGACTTACCACGGCCACAGGAGCCCCCCGGGGCCGACAGCACATTGCCCTTGGCACTAGGGTCCTGGCCTGCCTCTCCCCTGTCCCCATGAGGGGCTTGAGGGAGACAGTGGCCAGAGCAGGGTGACAGGGCcgtgctgcagccagccctcctCTCTGCCTGCCTCCACTGCTGGCTGGGCCCCCGGGGGCCTGGCTGAGCACTGACCCGGCACAGAAGCGGAGCCCTACCCCTTCTCCCAAAAATAACACTGGCTTTTTGCTGGGTTTGCAAGTCggagcagcccagcagctgcagcagcagggccgaAGGCGGAGGAGGGCTGCCAAGGCGCTCCAGTCCACCTCTCCTTCAAGCACCGGGCTTGGCCACCTCAGCCATCTCCACCTCTTGGGGTGCTGGTGCCTGGACCCCTCCCCTTGCTGCAAGCCGGGTGCCAGCTGCAGGCCCCACGCCGACAAGCAGCAGTCGGGTGACCTGGTGGCAGCGCTCCCCGCGCACGTCCTCCCTCCTGCAGGAATGCAGggggctgagctgctcctggccaggAGGGTCCCTCAGACAACACAAAGAAGAGATGCTACAAGAGAAGGTCCTTGGGAGAGAGGACCCTGGCACAGCCTAGACCCTGCAAAGGAGAGCAGCGCCTCAGCCTGCGGGCGGGGGCACTCGGGGCAGCCTGCGCTCAGCGACTGCTCGCAAGCAGTGGCCACCAGCAGTTacgggagcagcagcagcgctctcagagcatcccccagccGCCTCCCGCTCCCGAGGGAGCCAGATGTGTAGGGCCACCAGCACTGCCCTCACCCTGACGCCCGCTCCGCTCCTCAGCCCGCGCTCCCCTGCGCGGCCGAGCCTCTCTGCGCAGTGCTAGCACTGGAACACAAACAAATCCCTTCGTCACACCGGA
The sequence above is a segment of the Lathamus discolor isolate bLatDis1 chromosome 1, bLatDis1.hap1, whole genome shotgun sequence genome. Coding sequences within it:
- the CCDC134 gene encoding coiled-coil domain-containing protein 134, whose translation is MELLFLCPVLLVLLLSRGSFTDLEKQRVDSGLEIYKKLFEVKRKDQMNALKNLIELNDINQQYKIIDIMLKGLFKVLEDSRAVLIAADVPPDGPFPQDEKIKDAYSHVVENTAFFGDVVLRFPKIVHHYFDRNSNWNSLIRWGIGFCNLTGVFEQGPHSQVLGLMAQELGISEKSPDYRNPFKVDHSEFFPSADTFQKALREEEKRRKKEEKRKEIRKGPRISRSQSEL